In Eschrichtius robustus isolate mEscRob2 chromosome 2, mEscRob2.pri, whole genome shotgun sequence, a single window of DNA contains:
- the LOC137756010 gene encoding Golgi phosphoprotein 3-like: MTTHPLTNNNIKQRLIKKVQEAVLDKWVNDPHRMDKRLLALIYLAHASDVLENAFAPLLDEQYDLATKRVRQLLDLDPEVECLKASTSEVLWAVVAAFTK; encoded by the coding sequence ATGACGACACATCCCCTCACCAACAACAACATTAAGCAGCGCCTCATCAAGAAGGTGCAGGAGGCCGTTCTCGACAAATGGGTGAACGACCCTCACCGCATGGACAAGCGCCTGCTGGCCCTCATCTACCTGGCCCACGCCTCGGACGTCCTGGAGAACGCGTTCGCGCCCCTCCTGGACGAGCAGTACGACTTAGCCACCAAGCGGGTGCGGCAGCTCCTGGACTTAGACCCTGAGGTGGAGTGTCTGAAGGCCAGCACCAGCGAGGTGCTGTGGGCAGTGGTGGCCGCCTTCACCAAGTGA